CATTGAGGTCGGCGAGAAGGACGTTACCGTTGACTTTGGCCAGCTCCTCAATGAAATCGACAAGAACACCCTCGTCCTTGGTGAGATACTCCTTGAGAGCGACCTCAAGTTCATAGGCTACGAGGAGGTCAGCTTCAAGCCCTCAGTCGACGAGCTTCTCAAGCCTCCAGAGGAGAAAGAGGTCGTCGAGCTTGAGGAAGAGGTCAGCGAGCCTCTCGTTGAGAAGGCAGAAGGATCAGAAGAGGCTGAGGAGAAGGTGGAAGAGACAAAGGAGGAGCCTGAGGCCGGGAAGGTCGAGGAGAAGACGGAAGAAGCTGTTGAAGAGAAGGCCGAAGAACCGAAGGAAACCAGTGAGGCCGAGGAGCCAAAGAAGGAAGAGAAGCCCAAGAGGAAGACCACGAGGAAGAGCACCAAGGGCAGGAAAACCAGAAGGACGACCACCAGGAAGACCACCAGCAAGAAGAAGACCAAGGCCGCTGAGGAGAAGAAGGAAGAATCCGGAGAGGAGTGAAAGGCTTTTATTCCCCTTCTCCAACTTTTCTCCATGGAGGTCCGGAGAAATCCATGGGTTCTATACATTGCACTGCTGCTGTTCATCCTCCTCGTTCGCTACAGTGGTGGAGGTATCTTTCGGTGGGCAGGCTACAACTTGCTTTTCTACTTCGTCGCGCCCATGCTCCTCGCGAGACTGCTCGGATTCAAACCCTCCGAACTGGGTGTGCAGATCGGAAAGAAGGACGGGTACAAATGGGCGCTGATACTGTTTCTGCTGGCAATCCCCCTGAGTTTCTACGGCACGACGGTGCCGGAGATGAAGAACTACTACCCGATATTTGAGTACTCCGGCTGGGGCGATTTCTTCCTCAAGGAGCTGGCGGTCGGAGTGATAATGTTCTCCCACGAAGCATTTTACAGAGGGATTGTCCTCTTTCCGCTCGCTAGGAAGAACGAGTGGCTGGGCATACTCGCACAGGATGTCCCCTACACCCTCGTGCACATCGGCAAGCCGGGCATAGAGGTTCCATACTCGTTCGTAGCGGGGATAATCTTCGCCAAGCTCGACCTAAAGAGCGAGAGCTTTCTTCCAAGCTTCCTGCTCCACTGGTTCGGATCTGTTCTCTTCGACCTGCTCTGCGTCCTCCTCTGAGCGAAAGTTCTATTTAGTAGGAGGTGCAAACCTTTTCTATGTTCGGCTTTGAGATATACACCGGGCGCCGCTACTGGGAAATCGACCTACTGCGGGGCGTCGGAATAACGATGATGGTGATCTCGAACTTTGTAACCGACCTTCAGCTGTTTCTTAATTACTCCTCCCACAGGACTTTCTGGCTGGGGTTCGCCATCACCACCGCCTCGATATTCGTCTTCGCCTCCGGCCTCTCGATGTGGATAAGCTACTCCCGCACGCTGGGGAAAAAGCCCAACCCCTACTGGAAGTACCTCAGGCGATTTTTCAAGCTCTTTGGCCTTGGGCTGTTGATTACGGCCACCACCTATTTCCTGGGCATGACGATCCATTTCGGAATCCTCCATTTCCTTGGACTTGCGACGCTCCTCGGGGTGCTTTTTTACAGGTTCGGGCGTCTTAACGCGCTCTGGGCTGTGTTTTTCATTCTGGGGCATCTGGTTCTCCGAAACTTCCACGATGGGCTCTGGCTTCTGCCGGTGGGAGTCCTACCCGAGAACTACTTCGCCCCGGATTACTTCCCCGTATTCCCCTGGTTCGGGGTCTTCCTTCTCGGGATGGCTGCAGGAAGCGTTTTCTATCCGGACGGGAGGAGGAAAAGGGAGATTGGCCTCCCATCGAGTCCGCTAATTCATTTCGTCGCCTTCGCCGGGAGGCACACACTCCTGATATACCTGGTTCACCAGCCGATCCTCGTGGGCCTGCTGAGGCTCATTCACGGCCCTCTTCCCGGCCTTCCAGTTTAGTCTGAAGCCGGGCCGTTCCGTAGCCAACGAAGAGCACCTTGTCAGGATCCAACGCTCTTAGAACCTCCGGCCTGTGTGTGATTATGAGCGCCGTTATGCCAGCTTCCCGTATTATCTCGGCGACTTTCTTGGCCACCCTCATAGCCGTGAGTGTATCAAGGTGTGCCGCGAACTCGTCCATCAGGAGGAGATTGGGCTTTTCGGCCAGAAGGGACGCTATCTTTGCCCGCTCCTTCTGTCCAGTACTCAGCTCAGAGAACTTGGCCCGATACAGCACCGCATCGCTCAGGCCTGCCCTGTTGAGTATCTCCACAGCGGCGTTTATGTCCCTAATCTTCCTGTAGACGTGCTCCAGTATACTCTCGGAGCCGAAGTTCGGCTCGAACTCGCCGGGTATCAAGACCGAGGCTTTCACGTTCCCGGGGACGGCTATCTCCCCTCCGGTGGGCCTGAACCTCTCTTCCCACCACCCGTTGGCCGCTCCGAGGATCAGCCTCAGGAGCGTTGTCTTTCCCGCACCGCTGGCACCGACGACCGCTATCAGCTCCCCTGGCTCTATCTCAAAGTTGAGGTTCCTCAAAACGGGTCTCTGAATAACGCGGTGTCTCACGCCGAAGGCCTTCAGCAGTTCCTGGATCTCCTCAGGCAACCCCTTGATGTCGAGTTCGCTCTCGAAGACCTTGGAGACGTTTTTGAAGACTATCGGCCCGTCCAGGGGCTCAACCCTCCCGTAGCTCGGGCGCCACAGTCTCCCATCCTCCGGCGCGTACGGGTCTTCCTTCAAAAAGCGCTCTATGTACTCCTTGGCTTCTTCGGTGAGGGGATAGAAAAGCACCGGCCTCCCGCTCGCGGTCTCCCAGAGGAACCTGAAGCCGACCTTCTCGAAGAAGGGATTGTAGCGGGCCATCTGGGCTATGGTCTCAACGATGTGTTTTCTCTTCCTCATCTCTGGAATCCTGCGCTCGGCGACCCACTCAAGGGCGGATTTAACGCTCAGCTGACCGAGACCGTCGGAACGGTAGTCGGGGTGAACGACGACCCGTGCAATCCTCGCCCCGGAGGTGTTGGTCTCGGCCAAAGCCTTCCACTTGGCCTCTTCCCAGAGATACGACCGCGCCACTTTTTTCCTGTACTTTTTCTTCAGCTCCTCGTAGAGCTCCTTCATTATCCTCTCGGGCCAGAATGCCGGATGGAACCAGTCCTCCGGGAATACCTTTTCGCGGATGTTCCTCTCGACGTCGCCGTTGGGCAGTCTGCGGTGCATGAGGGGTATCGGGGGGTCAATACGGACGTAGCTCAGAATCCTGGGCTCGTACTCTTCCCGTTCAACAAGTTCGACTATGAGAAACCTCGAAGCTGGTGTAGAGCCCTTTATCTCAAGTATGTGCACTTCCTCGCTTCCACAGACGGGGCAGGCCTCCCTCGTGTTTGCCTCGAAGACGTGTCCGTTCTCACAGCGCCACAGGGCGACCTTCTCCTTTTGGCTGGCGTAGTGGTACTGCTCAAGCTCGGCTATGGCCTCAAAATCGCTCTCGTACTTTGCCTCCCTCGCCCTGAGTCTGTAGGTGTAGAGAAGCTCTCCGGTGAGCGGTGAGTAGCGCTTTGCCTCAAGCTCTCTTTCCCATAGGGGCCAGACCGGAATTCTGTCTCCCCCGTAGAACTTCCAGAGCCGGTAGTCATCGAAGTCAAGCACTTTGATTCCATTTCTATCCCTCGGCTCCTTCAGTATCTCTATCTCCACCTCATCACCCGTTAAGAACCACTGGGCCACTGTGCCTGTCATGTAGAGCCTGAGCCTATCCCCACTGCTCTCGACCTCAAGGATTCCAAACCAGCGGTGCTTGAAGCGCGGGATTTCGCTCCCGACAACCTTCCCGCGTATCATCATGGGAATCCCCCTATGACCTCGTCGCGAAAGGTTATAACGTTAGCCTGTTTATAACTAAGTTATGAAATTCAACAAAAGAGTTATAAAACCTTGAACGGAACCTCTCCCGGTGGGGGCTATGGAGGAAGGGTATGAAATCACTCCAGTCGCGAAGGAAGGGCGGAGGTTCTCGCTCCTGATGCTGTTCGCGGTGTGGTTCGGCGCCGGGATAAGCATCGCCGAGTTCTGGGCTGGGGCACTGCTGACGCCGGCCCTTTCCCTGTGGGCGGCCGTGGGTGTGATAATCGTCGGGCATATAATCGGCAACGCGGTGATGGGCCTTATAGCGGTGGAAGGCTACGAGACGGGCCTTCCAACTATGGTGCTGTCGAGGGGAGCCCTCGGGATAAAGGGCTCAGTCCTGCCCTCGGTGCTCAACTACCTCCAGCTCATAGGCTGGACCGCGGTCATGCTCATCGTCGGTGCGAACGCCATGAACGCCCTCTCGGGAACTTTTGGCTTCGAGAGCTATCCCCTGTGGATAATCATCCTCGGGGCCCTCGTGACCCTGTGGACTTACGTTGGGCCCCGCAGGTGGGAAGCGCTAGAGAAAGTCTCGGCGCTTCTGCTCCTCGTCCTGAGCCTGTGGCTGACATACGTGACGGTGAAGAGGTTCCCCATTGGAGAACTCCTGAGCAGGCCGGGAACCGGAGATATTGGAGTCATGCTTGCGCTCGACCTCGTCATAGCGATGCCCCTTTCGTGGGCTCCCCTCGTGGCGGACTACTCAAGGTTCGCCAGGGCTAAAGAAGGGGCCTTCTGGGGCACGTACCTCGGCTACTTCATAGCATCGAGCCTCTTCTACTTCGTCGGTGCCCTCACCAACGTTGCCGTTGGGGAGAGCGACCCCATAGGGATAATCCTCGCCTACGGCCTTGGAATCCCCGCGATGCTGATAATAATGCTCTCAACGCTGACCACCACGTTCCTGGACGTTTACTCGGCGGCAATAACCTACAAGAACATCTCGCCCGGGGCGGATGCCAAGAAACAGGTACTTCTGGTTGGCACATTGGGAACGCTCCTCGCCCTTGTCTTTCCTGTTGACAGATATGAGGGCTTCCTCATCCTCATCGGAGGGGCCTTCGTCTCCCTCACGGCCATAATGCTGACGGACTACTTCGTGGTGAGGAAGGGCTACGACCCAGAGGAGCTTCTTGACGAAAGCGGTCCCCTGGCGGGCTACAGATGGAAGGCCCTCGCCGTCTGGGGGTTGGGCTTTGCCTTCTACATTGGACTCGCCGTTGAGGGACTGCTTGGAGTTCACGTGCCCCTCTTGAGCGGAATCGGCTCTGCACTCGGGTCAAGCATTCCTACCTTCCTTCTCGTCTCCCTGCTGTACTACCTGGTGGAAAGGAGGTGAGCGTATGGAGTGGATAGCCGAAAGTCTGGATAGGATGCGCAGAAAACGCCCGCTGGTGCAGAACATAACCAACTTCGTCGTGATGAACACCACCGCGAACGCGCTCCTTGCCGTCGGGGCTTCACCTGTAATGGCCCACGCCAGGGAAGAGCTTGAGGAGATGCTCGGAATAGCGGATGCGCTGGTGGTCAACATAGGCACGCTTGACGAGCACTGGGTCGCCTCGATGATGGAAGCGGTCAGGACTGCAAAGAGGCTGAAAAAGCCCGTCGTTCTCGATCCCGTTGGAGCCGGTGCGACGAGGCTCAGAACTGAGACTGCGTTGAAGCTTCTTGAGGAAGGAGAGATAGCGGTTCTGAGGGGCAACTTCGGGGAGATAGCCGCACTCCTCGGAGAGCATGGGAAGACCAGGGGCGTTGACAGCGCGGCATACAGTCCAGACGAGGCGCGGGAACTTGCCGTCGAGGCCTCAAGGGAATTCGGCACGGTGGTTGCGGTGACCGGGCCGGTGGACTACGTGAGCGATGGGGAAAAAATCTACGCCGTCGAAAACGGGCATGAGATGCTCGGTAGGGTCACTGGGACGGGGTGCATGGTGACGGCCATCACCGGAGCCTTTGCGGCGGTTGAGGAGCCCCTCAAGGCCGCCGTATCTGCCCTCGTGGTCTTCGGGATTGCCGCCGAGAAGGCTTATGCTGAAGCCCCTTACCCCGGAACCTTCCACGTGAAGCTCTACGACTGGCTCTACCGGGTCGATGGAGAACTTGTGAAAAAGCTGGCCAGGGTGAGGCAAGTTGGGCCTTAAGGAAAAGCTGAGGCTCTACGTCATAACCGACAGACGGTTCCGGGATGAATTATCAACGGTGCAGGATGCTCTGGAAGGTGGGGCAACGGCGATACAGATGCGCATAAAGAACGCCCCAACCAGAGAAATGGTCGAGATTGGAAAAGGACTGAGGAAGCTCACCGACGAGTACGGCGCCCTCTTCTTCGTGGACGACAGAGTGGACGTTGCCCTCGCCGTCAGTGCAGACGGTGTCCAGGTGGGGCCGGACGATATGCCCGTTCCGCTGGTGAAGGAGATGGCTCCAAACCTGCTGATCGGGGCATCCGTATACAGCCTTGAGGAAGCTGTGAAGGCCGAGAGGGAGGGGGCAGACTACCTTGGTGCCGGGGCCGTGTTCCCAACTAGGACAAAGGCAGACGCATGCTATCTCGGTCTCGATGGCCTTAAGACGATCCTGGAGACTGTAAAAATCCCCGTGGTGGCGATAGGGGGAATAAACCACGAAAACGTCCGGGAGGTTTTGAGACTCGGGGTTGATGGGATAGCCGTCATCTCGGCCATAGTAGGGGCCCCCGACGTTAAGCGCGCGGCCCGTGAGATGAGGAAGATAATAGACGAGTACCTGGGGTGATGGTATGAGGACGGCCCTTACGATAGCCGGAAGCGACAGTGGGGGAGGTGCCGGGATAGAGGCCGACCTCAAGACCTTTGCCTCCTTCGGCGTCCATGGGCTCGTGGCGGTAACCTCGGTAACCGCTCAGAACACCGTTGAGGTGCGGGCGATTCACGATATCCCGCCCGAGGTGGTGGTGAGCCAGATAGAGGCCGTCGCGGACGACATCGGGGTCGATGCTGCGAAAACAGGGATGCTGAGCAACGCGGGGATAATAAAGGCCGTGGCAAAGACCGTCAAAAGGTACGGCTTTCCGCTCGTCGTTGACCCGGTGATGGTAGCTAAAAGCGGCGCGCCCCTGCTCAGGGAAGATGCAGTCAATGCCCTTGTGAGCCGGATAATTCCCCTCGCCTCCGTCGTCACCCCCAACGTTCCAGAGGCGGAGCGTCTGACAGGAATAGAGATAAAAACACTCGAAGATGCAAAAAGGGCGGCCAAGCTTATAGTGGAGGAGCTCGGCGCTGGAGCGGCGGTGGTTAAGGGGGGTCACCTGGGGCTCGGTGAGGCCGTTGACGTGCTGTATCACGACGGCAGGTTCAGGGAGTACAGGGCAGAGTTCGTTAAGGGCTGCACCCACGGAACTGGCTGCTCCTTCTCGGCGGCAATCGCGGCAAACCTTGCCAGGGGAAAACCACTGGAAGAGGCCGTTGGGGAAGCGAAGAGGTTCATTACGATGGGCATCAGGTACGGGGTGCGTCTGGGCCATGGACACTGCCCGGTAAACCAGAACGCGTGGAGGGACGTCCCCGCTCTGAAATGGAAGGTTTACAAGGAGCTGGACTCGGTGAGGAGTGCACTTAAGGGCTCTGAGGACGCGGTTCTTATCTGCGCACTCCCCCTGCCCTACGGTGCCGACAGGGAGAACATTGCTGTTCTAAGAGACGGAAAAATAACCTTCGGCGCTCCAGAGGACATCGCAGGCGTTCTTCTCCGGAAAATGCGGGAACGGCTGGAGCTCAGGTGTCTGCTGATTCTCGATGGGGAATACGTGTTCGGAACCTCCCCTGTGGAGGTGGTGAGAAAGGCGGGCCTGTGAGATTTCACCGATACTCTTATTAGCGTTAAGGCTATCATCTTAATGGTGATTCTCATGAAAGACCCCTACGCGTGGATGGAAAACCTCAAGGATGAGCGGGTTCTCAGACTCGTTGAGGAGGAGAACGAACGCTTTAGGGAGTTCGTTGGGAGCCTAAGCGACGAACTGTTTCCGGAGGTCTGGAAATACTACTCGATGCCGACTCTCTATGGTGCGAGGCTCACAGAGAAGGGCATCGTAGCGATGTACAAGGAGAGGGACAGGCAGGTCATCAGGTGGCTGGGCGGTGACACCGTAGTCGATTCCAAGGCCCTTGAGGAAGAGCTCAACGACGAGGTTCTGCTCCAGGGCTTCACGGCCGACGGAGAGGGGAGATTCCTCGCATACAGCTTCTCGATAGGCGGCGCTGACGAGGGGGTAACCCGAATCATAGACCTTGAAACCGGAAAGCTCATCGATGAGATGGAGCCCTCTGTCTGGAACGTGACCTTCCTTGGGGACGGCTATTACTTCTCCCGCTTCTACCGGCACGGTGAAACGCCCGACGGAGTTAAAGCTCCGGCGGTGAGGCTCTTCTGGAAGGACGGCAGTGGAGAGAGGATGGTCTTCGGCGAGGGGCTCGGCTCCGGCTACTTCATCGGGCTGAACAAGAGCACCGATGGAAGGTGGGCGATGGTAACGGTCACCTTCGGCTGGAACAGGGCGGACATTTACACCGGGCCGATAGACGCCCCGGACCTGTGGAGGAAGGTCTATTCGGCGGACGTGCCTGCCGAACCCATCGACGTAATCGGCGGGAAGCTCTACGTCCTCACGAGGGAGGGAAAGGGCCTCGGAAAGGTCATAGCCATCGAGGGGGAGAACGTCACCGAGGTTATCCCAGAGGGCGAATTCCCGCTGGAGTGGGCGGTCATCGTGGACGGAAAAATCCTCGCCGGCAGGCTCGTCCACGCGAGCTACCGCCTTGAGGTCTACTCCCTGGAGGGTGAAAAGCTGGATGAGATAACGTTCGACCTTCCGGGAAGCGCCCATCTCCTCGATACCGATGGGAAGAGGGCGCTCATAAGGTATGAGAGCTTCACGGTTCCGTACAGGCTCTACGAATTCGATGGGGGGCTTAAGCTCATAGAGGGGCGGGATGTTGAAGGGAGCTTCGAGGTAGAGGAGGACTTCGCAGTCTCCAGAGACGGGACGAGGGTTCACTACTTCCTCGTGAAGGGTGAAGATGACGGGAAGAAGGCGTGGGTCTTCGGCTACGGCGGCTTCAACATCTCACTGACGCCAAGGTTCTTTCCACATGTGATACCCTTCATAAAGCGCGGCGGAACGTTCGCCATGGCCAATCTCCGCGGCGGCTCCGAGTACGGCGAGGAGTGGCACCGCGCAGGGATGAGGGAGAACAAGCAGAACGTCTTCGACGACTTCATAGCGGTTCTCGGCAAACTGAAGGCCGAGGGCTATCGGGTTGCCGCGTGGGGAAGGAGCAACGGCGGGCTTTTGGTATCGGCAACGCTCACCCAGAGGCCTGACGTCATGGACGCTGCGCTGATAGGCTACCCCGTTATAGACATGCTCAGCTTCCACAGGCTCTACATCGGCAGCGTGTGGGTTCCAGAATACGGAAACCCCGACGACCCAAAGGACAGGGAGTTCCTGCTGAGGTACAGTCCCTACCATAACGTGAAGCCGGCCAAGTATCCGCCTACCCTGATCTACACCGGCCTCCACGACGACCGCGTTCATCCTGCCCACGCGCTCAAGTTCTTCAAACTGCTGAAGGAAGTCGGTGCTCCGGTCTATCTCCGCGTCGAAACAAAAAGCGGCCACATGGGCGCCTCACCGGAAACGAGGGCGAGGGAACTGACCGACCTTCTAGCCTTTGTCATCAAAACCCTCTGACCCCACATCTTTCAATTTCTTCCGGAAAGCTCGAAAAGTTCTTATATCTGGGAATGAGAGTAATAGATTAGGGGCGGAATCATGTACAGCAAGAGGATATCAACGGGTATTCCAGGACTCGATGTCATGCTCAGGGGCGGATTGATACCCGGAAGAACGTACCTGGTAAAAGGTGCTCCGGGCACCGGTAAAACTACCCTCGCCATGCACTTTGCAATGGCGGGAATCGCCAACGGTGAGAACGTCCTGTACGTAACGCTTGAAGAGCCGGCCGAGAACCTCAAGCCAGACATGGCAAAGCTGGGGTTCAACGTAAACGACGTCCGCTTTACACTCATAGACGCCACCCCCACCTCGGAGAGATACGTCCTGGTCGAGGATTTCTTCGAGTCCTTCGCGGGGAGCATGGAGAAAATGACCGCCGCAATAAAGGAGCAGCTGAGGGAGAGGCACTACACCAGGGTCATCCTGGATCCAATAACCATGCTCAAGCTGACGTCCTCGGAGGAGATGGAATACAGAAAGGCCTTTCTGAGCTTTGTGAAGAGCATGGCCAGGATGAAGGCAACCGTCCTGATGACCTCCGAACTTCAGAGGACGGACATCGAAGAGTACCTCGTGAGCGGTGTCATAGAGCTGAGGATGTTTGATATTCAAGGGACGCTCTACCGCGGACTGAAAATACTGAAGTTCAGGGGGAGCGGCTTTGACTCCAGCATGCGCCCCTACGAGATAACCGACAGGGGGATAGTCGTCCACCACGACCGCGTCATCTCACTACCCTGACGCCTCTATCATCGCCATTATCTTTCTGTGCAGCTGTTTTATCATCTCCCTTCTGTCCTCCATAAGGACCACATCGCTTGAGCCTATCACCTCAAGGTTGAAGGCGAAGGGGCTCGGGAGTTTGTTGTGCTCGACCACCACCCTTATCCTGCCCTCCCTGATCCATTCGAGGAAGAGTTCGGCAGCCTCAACGTCCATCTTGTCCTCCATTATCTCGCGGTAGACCTCCTTGAGAAGCGGGAAGTCCGGGTGGTTCTCCTTGAGCACCTTGAGGAGTGCAACGGCCATGACCTGCTGTCTGCCGAGGCGCTTGCTCCTTCCGATGTACCTCCGCAGGATTAAGAGCCCCCGGTTGGCGACGTGCCTGAAGCGTCTCTTGAGGAGTTCCGTGTTGTCCAGGGCCCTCCTGAGAACCTCTCGAAGGTCTTTGATTTCAAACAGCGCCATTATTTCATCCTTGCTCAGCCTCTTCTCCGGCGGGAGGAGCAGGGCGAAGCCGTTGTCGTTTATGGCGACGCCGACGTTGCAGTTCTTCCACTGGCTCACCATGTACGCAAAGGCCCTGCTCAGGGCGTCGTTTGCGCGCCTCCCGATGAGGGTGTGGAAAAAGTAGCGGTTCCTCTTATCCCCGAGGACTTCCTCGACGAGGAGGGTCTCATCGTCCGGAACGGTTGAGTACTTCGCCTGCTCGCGGAAGTAGGCCAAAATCGCCTTCGCGGTCCTCTCGTCTATCCCGTACTTCCTCATGAGCAGGCTCTTGGCGCGGCGGTTGCCCACCAGGCCGGCAACCTCCTTTCTAAAGCGCTGCACGTCAAGGGCCAGGTCGAAGCTGAGCGGGAGCATCTCGGAGAACCAGGCGGGGATGGTAGGCTTTGCCCCCTCGCGGGGAATCACGTAAATTTTGTTGCCCCTGCTCTTGACGAACTCATAGGTTCTCCCAGCCAGGACGAAAATGTCGCCGGGCATCAGCCTCTCGGCAAACTCTTCCTCAACCGTCCCGATCATCTGCTTGTCCATGGTATAGACCCTGATCTTTGCCTCGTCTGGTATCGTGCCGGTGTTCATATAGTAGATAGCCCTCGTCATCTTGCCGCGCCTTCCAAACTTTCCGTCCTCCAGCCATATCTTGGCGTAGACCTTCCTCTCCTCCAGGCCGGCGTACTCCCCGGCGAGATACCTCAGCACGCTCATGAAGTCTTCAAAGGGCAGGTCCCTGTACGGATAGGCGCGCCTCACAAGCCTGTACGCGTCTTCAACATTCCACACCTGATTGAGCGCCATCCCCAGGAGGTGCTGGACGAGAACGTCCAGGGGGTTCTTGGGTATCCTTATCCGGTCGAGCCTCCTGTTGCGGGCGTTGTGGGCGAGGACCGTTACCTCGACCAAATCGTCCCTGTCAAGGGCCAGAATAACCCCCTTGCTGACATCGTGGAGTCTGTGTCCCGCTCTCCCTATCCTCTGCAAAGCGCGGTTGACACTCTTTGGAGAACCGATTAGGATGACAAGGTCTATTGTACCGATGTCAATTCCAAGCTCAAGGCTTGTCGAAGTGACGACCGCTTTAAGCTCGCCCCTCTTGAGCTTCTCCTCAACGTCCAGTCTAACGTCCCTCGACAGCGAGGAATGGTGCGCCTCTATAAGACCCTCGAACTCCGGATAGCGCTTTTTCAGGTTGAAGGCGACCCTCTCCGCACCGCTCCTCGTGTTGGTGAAGATGAGCGTCGTCCTGTGCTCCCTGATGAGCTCCGCCAGACGGCGGTACAGGGCGTTGCTGAGCGTCCCGGCGTCCGTGTAAACGAGGTCGTCAACCACGCTCTCGACCCATATCTTCGTCTGCTTGGCAAAGCTGGCGTCAACTATCAGGCCCGGCCTCGGCTTCCCATCGTCGTCAAAACCGAAGACGAACTTTGCGACCTCTTCGAGGGGATGTATCGTCGCGCTCAGTCCTATCCTCACGAACTCGTTCTCCGACCAGCTGGCGAGCCTCTCGACGCTGAGCGCGAGGTGGGTTCCCCTCTTGTTCTCAGCCAGTGCATGAACCTCGTCTATGATGAGGTATTTAACCGTCTTGAGCCTCTCGCGGAACTTGGGGGCGTTCAGGGCTATGGCGAGGCTCTCCGGGGTGGTGATGAGTATGTGCGGCGGCCTCTTCACCATCTTGCTTTTCTCGTAGCTCGATGTGTCGCTCGTTCTTATGCCAACCCTTATGTCCGGAATCTCATAGCCGAGCTCCTTTGCGACCTCCTTTATCTCGGCCAGGGGGCCCTCAAGGTTCCTCTTGATGTCGTTGTTGAGTGCCCTCAGCGGGGAGACGTAGAGCACGTAGATTTTATCCTCAAGCTTTCCGGCCTTGCCGAGGAGAATGAGCTCGTTTATGGCGGCAAGAAATGCTGAAAGGGTCTTTCCAGAGCCGGTTGGTGAGGAGATGAGCACGTTTTCGCCCCTGTGAATCTCAATCACCGCGTAGCGCTGGGGAGGGGTGAAGGTTCCAAACTTCCGCTTAAACCACTCCCTAACCGGCTCGCTGAGTATCCCAAATATCTCATCGTCCGTGTATTCCCTCTCGGCGTAGCGTATCCTTTCCCCGCTCATCGAAGGTTGGTTCGGTTTTCGATTTTTAAGCTATTCGGTTACCTTAACAAACTTTTTAAGTACAGATTGAGAACTAAAACCGGTGGGAACATGGAGTCCATAAGGAAGGTCATAGAGGAGTTCAACAGACTTCACGGAACCGAGGCTCGGGCGAGGATATTGAGGGCAGAGGGAGACGATGTCATCATCGAGTTCTCGGGCTCGTTCTGTGCCACCTGCGGACTCTACGACTACTTCGAGGATATCAAGTGGGAAGCTGTGGACTTCGGCCTGGAAATCGAGCCAGTGGAGGTCCTGGAGGCCGA
This genomic stretch from Thermococcus sp. harbors:
- a CDS encoding prolyl oligopeptidase family serine peptidase, translated to MKDPYAWMENLKDERVLRLVEEENERFREFVGSLSDELFPEVWKYYSMPTLYGARLTEKGIVAMYKERDRQVIRWLGGDTVVDSKALEEELNDEVLLQGFTADGEGRFLAYSFSIGGADEGVTRIIDLETGKLIDEMEPSVWNVTFLGDGYYFSRFYRHGETPDGVKAPAVRLFWKDGSGERMVFGEGLGSGYFIGLNKSTDGRWAMVTVTFGWNRADIYTGPIDAPDLWRKVYSADVPAEPIDVIGGKLYVLTREGKGLGKVIAIEGENVTEVIPEGEFPLEWAVIVDGKILAGRLVHASYRLEVYSLEGEKLDEITFDLPGSAHLLDTDGKRALIRYESFTVPYRLYEFDGGLKLIEGRDVEGSFEVEEDFAVSRDGTRVHYFLVKGEDDGKKAWVFGYGGFNISLTPRFFPHVIPFIKRGGTFAMANLRGGSEYGEEWHRAGMRENKQNVFDDFIAVLGKLKAEGYRVAAWGRSNGGLLVSATLTQRPDVMDAALIGYPVIDMLSFHRLYIGSVWVPEYGNPDDPKDREFLLRYSPYHNVKPAKYPPTLIYTGLHDDRVHPAHALKFFKLLKEVGAPVYLRVETKSGHMGASPETRARELTDLLAFVIKTL
- a CDS encoding ATPase domain-containing protein — translated: MYSKRISTGIPGLDVMLRGGLIPGRTYLVKGAPGTGKTTLAMHFAMAGIANGENVLYVTLEEPAENLKPDMAKLGFNVNDVRFTLIDATPTSERYVLVEDFFESFAGSMEKMTAAIKEQLRERHYTRVILDPITMLKLTSSEEMEYRKAFLSFVKSMARMKATVLMTSELQRTDIEEYLVSGVIELRMFDIQGTLYRGLKILKFRGSGFDSSMRPYEITDRGIVVHHDRVISLP
- a CDS encoding ATP-dependent helicase gives rise to the protein MSGERIRYAEREYTDDEIFGILSEPVREWFKRKFGTFTPPQRYAVIEIHRGENVLISSPTGSGKTLSAFLAAINELILLGKAGKLEDKIYVLYVSPLRALNNDIKRNLEGPLAEIKEVAKELGYEIPDIRVGIRTSDTSSYEKSKMVKRPPHILITTPESLAIALNAPKFRERLKTVKYLIIDEVHALAENKRGTHLALSVERLASWSENEFVRIGLSATIHPLEEVAKFVFGFDDDGKPRPGLIVDASFAKQTKIWVESVVDDLVYTDAGTLSNALYRRLAELIREHRTTLIFTNTRSGAERVAFNLKKRYPEFEGLIEAHHSSLSRDVRLDVEEKLKRGELKAVVTSTSLELGIDIGTIDLVILIGSPKSVNRALQRIGRAGHRLHDVSKGVILALDRDDLVEVTVLAHNARNRRLDRIRIPKNPLDVLVQHLLGMALNQVWNVEDAYRLVRRAYPYRDLPFEDFMSVLRYLAGEYAGLEERKVYAKIWLEDGKFGRRGKMTRAIYYMNTGTIPDEAKIRVYTMDKQMIGTVEEEFAERLMPGDIFVLAGRTYEFVKSRGNKIYVIPREGAKPTIPAWFSEMLPLSFDLALDVQRFRKEVAGLVGNRRAKSLLMRKYGIDERTAKAILAYFREQAKYSTVPDDETLLVEEVLGDKRNRYFFHTLIGRRANDALSRAFAYMVSQWKNCNVGVAINDNGFALLLPPEKRLSKDEIMALFEIKDLREVLRRALDNTELLKRRFRHVANRGLLILRRYIGRSKRLGRQQVMAVALLKVLKENHPDFPLLKEVYREIMEDKMDVEAAELFLEWIREGRIRVVVEHNKLPSPFAFNLEVIGSSDVVLMEDRREMIKQLHRKIMAMIEASG